A genomic stretch from Oscarella lobularis chromosome 11, ooOscLobu1.1, whole genome shotgun sequence includes:
- the LOC136192664 gene encoding calcium-activated potassium channel subunit beta-4-like — protein MATATDRVRCCCPLYGALVVLTVIALSLVGALVLRPYVQVLHYEHSTCTVTVVRKAKDITCSCDEGCTSQYPCYTVQVNYTTVDGMKKSAAIYENEEVLLQGKCAFTTFCHRFSSANGRNIREKLSKRGQIGTEYTCYYNPLKHSEAIMDKKFSLLAVVSAMLFPSLIFVISLALCLYSTKGNKWCTKKRQEEVATVTANSNQLRVVEDKLPNSNQVVQSDNLAQPPTYMESINM, from the exons ATGGCGACGGCTACTGATCGTGTTCGTTGTTGCTGCCCTCTGTATGGCGCGCTCGTTGTCCTGACTGTCATTGCTCTTTCGTTGGTCGGGGCGCTCGTGCTGCGTCCTTACGTTCAGG tTCTCCATTATGAGCATTCTACATGCACTGTCACTGTCgtgcgaaaagcgaaagatATAACATGCTCTTGTGACGAAG GTTGTACTTCGCAGTACCCTTGCTACACAGTCCAG GTTAATTATACTACTGTTGATGGGATGAAAAAAAGTGCGGCTATttacgaaaacgaagaggtCCTTCTTCAAGGCAAA TGTGCTTTTACCACTTTTTGTCATCGTTTCTCATCTGCAAATGGGAGAAACATTAGAGAGAAATTGAGCAAGCGAGGACAG ATTGGCACAGAGTATACTTGTTACTATAATCCTCTGAAGCACTCTGAAGCAATAATGGATAAAAAG TTTTCGCTTTTGGCTGTAGTCAGTGCAATGCTTTTTCCATCGCTTATCTTTGTAATTAGTCTTGCCCTATGTTTGTATTCCACCAAGGGGAATAAGTG GTGCACCAAAAAACGGCAAGAGGAGGTTGCTACAGTTACCGCCAATAGTAATCAATTGAGAGTCGTTGAAGATAAACTCCCAAATTCGAACCAA GTTGTTCAGTCAGACAACCTGGCCCAACCTCCAACATACATGGAATCGATCAATATGTAG